From the Moraxella sp. FZFQ2102 genome, the window ATCATCAAGGAATAAATCATGCAAAAACACTCATGGCAACTCACCCCATTGCTGCTGGCGATGGCAACCGTATTGGCGATGCAAGGTGCGCACGCTGATGATGACGCAGTCCAAGCAGTATCCGAGATGGCGCCCAAAACAGCGGATACACCGACAGTGATGCTCGATGCCGAAGAGATCGTGGTGCAGCGTGGCGCGCGTGTTCATAGTGCGTTTGGCGGTGCGAAGCCATCGGATATCGTGGTCACAGCCGATCAGCTGCGCAGCCGTGCGGCGACTTTGGGTGATGCGCTGTCAGGCGAGTTGGGCGTGCGTTCAAGCCACTTTGGTGGTGGTGCGTCTGCGCCAATCATTCGTGGGCAAGAGGGTAAGCGATTGAAGATTTTGCAAAATGGCAGTGATGTCATCGACATGGCAAGCCTATCGCCTGATCATGCGGTGATGGTCGATCCGCTGTTGGCAGGGCAAGTTGAGATCGTGCGCGGTCCAAGTACTTTATTGTACAGCTCGGGCAATGTCGCAGGTCAGATTAATGTGGTCGATGATGTGATCTTGGATCATGTGCCAGATGCACCGACAGGCGATGCGACGCTGCGCTTTAATACAGGCAGTGATGAGAAAGTGGCAAGCGTCGGTGTGTCACTGCCGATCGGTTCACAAGTAGCAATCAGCGCCAAGGGTATCACGCGCCGCGCGAACGATTATCAGACGCCTGAATATCAGCGTTATCAATTTGACAATGAAAAAGCACTCAAAGAGCATTTGGCAGCGCCTGAGAATCTGGCAAGCTTAGAATCAGAATATCAGCACTGGCTTGCCAATCATCATCAACAGCCGTATTTTCGTTATCGTCCTGCCAATGAGCGACATTTCATCCGCAGCGAATCGCAGTATCTGGAACAAAAGCAGCGTTATACTGATGCCATCGTAACGCCTAAGCATTTAGATTATCTGCCTGACAGCTGGGCGAATGCTGATGCGCTGTCACTGGGCGTATCGTGGGTGGGCACATCAGGATATGTGGGCGCATCGGTGAGTCATCGCGAAGATGAATACGGCTTACCTGCGCACAATCCGATGTACGAAGGCTGTGGCGCGTATGTCATCTCACCTGCGTCCGAGCGCGACAAGCCTTATCTGATGAGCTATCCGCAGCTGATGGGCGAAGATGATGTCAATTATCTCAATCCGCGCGCCGACTGCCTACAGGCTGAAGTGTTCGACTCCAGTGGTGGGCATACACACAGCACCAAAGAACACACGCACGGCGCACCGCACATCACGCTGACCAATCGCCGATATGATCTTAAAGGTGAGCTGTACGATCCGATCGCAGGCATCAATACGGTAAAACTATCGGTAGGACACAGTGATTATCAGCACCAAGAAAAAGAAGGCGACACCATCAGCAGTGATTTTAAAAATAAAGCCACGACAGCACGGTTGGAAATGATCCAAACACCAACTGAGAAACTCTCAGGCACTTGGGGTGTGCGCTATTTGACATCCAAAAACAGTGCGCTGTCACCGAGTATCGCCAAAGGTCGGCAGACACTGGGTGAGAACCGTACGGATAATATCGCCTTGTTTGGCTTGCAGCAATACGAACTGAGCGATGCGCTAAGCCTGCAGGCATCGGCACGCGCCGAACGCCAGCGCATTAAGATGGATTATGATCTTGATAAGATCACAAGCGTCATGCAGCCAGTGCCGAACCGCTACAACAGCTCATACATCGACGCTGCCAACCAAAAACGCGCCGAGCATTTAGCCCAAGCACTCAATGACACCAAAGCCAATCAAGACACTGCCTATTCTTATGCACTGGGTGCAACTTGGAAATTTGCCCCTAAGCACAGACTAACCGTGACGGCATCGCACCAAGAACGCTTGCCCAACGCCCAAGAACTGTACACGCATGGTGCGCATTTAGCGACCAATTCATTTGAAGTGGGGAATAAGAATTTAACCAAAGAAAAGTCGAATAACCTTGAGATCGCGTTGGATTATCAAGGGGAGAAATTGGATTATCAATTGGCGGCGTATCATTATGATTTTGATAATTATATTTACTTACAGACGCTCAATGCATCACTGGGCAATAGTGCGGTGATCGCGCCTTATTCCTTGAGAATCAACCGCTACAGCCAAGCCAAAGCCAAGTTCTCTGGCTTAGAAGGTAGTATCGGCTATCAGTTCACGCCTGTGTATCATGCGTCACTGTTTGGCGATGTCATCACAGGCAAGCTGACCGATTTGCCTGATGAAGTGGTCGCTTATGATAATTGGACGGATGAAAGAACCTACGCTGCCCAAGTAGATCGCTACACCCCGCGCCTACCGCCAGCACGATTGGGCGCGCGTATCAAGGCAGATGTCGCCGATGGTGTGTCGGGCGAGCTTGAGTATTATCATGTCTTTGACCAAAATAAACTGTCAAAATTCGAGCAGCCGACCCAAGGGCATCATATGCTCAATCTTGGCGTGAATTATCGTAACGATTGGGGCGCAGGCGAGTATGAACTGTTCTTGCGCGGCAATAACCTGCTCGATGAGCCTGTGTATGCGCACGAGACTTTTTTGCCCTACATTCCGCAGATGGGGCGTAATTTTAGCCTAGGCGCGACTTATCGCTTTTAAGTGTGCGACCAAAAAATCGGAGTGTGATGCTTCGATTTTTTTGTGTAAATTTGGGGTGATGTGATAAGAAATCCGCTTGAGTTTTGATAAGATTTGGTGAATAATAAAGGTGAAAAGATGGGATTTTTTCAACAGGTCAATCAAGCAAAGGAGTCAGACAATGAAAAGCGTTGAACATTATCAAGCGGCGCTCTTGAGCCTAAAACAAGAATACCAAGCGCGCATCGAGAAAATCAAAGATCGCATTGCCCACCCAGAAGATAACAGCAATCAAGACTGGGATGATCAAGCCGTCGCCGCCACGCGTGATGAGATGCGCATGAAGCTTGTGCAGGAAGCCGAAGAAGGTCTCACCCAAGTCAATGCAGCACTACGCCGTATCGAAGAAGGTGGCTATGGGGTGTGTAGCGAGTGCGGCGAAGACATCGAAGAAGGGCGATTGGATGCAGTGCCATTTGCAACTTTGTGCGTGGCTCATGCTAAGTGAGTGATGATAAAAATGCGGCTGATGGGTCGCATTTTTATTGCTCATTTCACTGAGCGATTAGTGGGTTTGTGCTGTGCTCTGTTGGTGGATTTTGGCGTTAAACGGCAATATCATGAAGCACAAAAAACAAAAGCACAGCTTTAATAAACCGTGCTTTTATTGATTAATCGCGCAAATTTAATCTGCTTGGCTGCGTAGATACTGCGCCAACAATGCCACAGGGCGACCTGTTGCGCTATTGGTGCTGCCACTCTTCCATGCTGTGCCTGCGATGTCTAAGTGCGCCCATGCTTGATTTTCTTTGATAAAGCGCTGCAAGAAGCACGCCGCAGTCACTGAACCAGCTTCACGGCCGCCGATGTTTTGGACATCTGCGATTTTTGAGTTCAGCTGTTCGTTGTAGCTATCGTCCAGTGGCATATGCCACACCAGATCATTGGTAAATTCGCTCGCACTTTCTAGGGCGAACAGTAGATCTTCATCATTACTGTACAGACCTGAGCGCACGCTGCCCAAGGCGATCACGCACGCGCCTGTTAAGGTTGCGGTATCGATGATGGCTTTTGGCTTGTAGTTTTCTTGGACATAGCACAGCGCATCGCACAGCACCAAGCGACCTTCGGCATCGGTATTCAGCACTTCGACGCTCATGCCATTCATCGCTGTGACTACATCACCGGGGCGAGTGGCGCGCGCCGATGGCATATTTTCAGCACAAGCCAGTACCGCCACGACATCGATGGCAAGATTTGCTTCTGCGATGGCTTTGATGGTACCTAGAATCGATGCAGCACCGCCCATGTCAAATTTCATCTCTTCCATGCCGGCAGCAGGCTTTAATGAAATACCACCTGTATCAAAGGTCAGACCCTTGCCCACCAGTGCGATCGGGTTCGACAGGCGCGATTTTTTGCCAGCGCGACCAGTTTTGCCATAGTATTCGATGACGGCGAGTTTGCCTTCTTCGTCTGAGCCTTGCGAGACGGCGAGAAAGCAACCCATGCCCATTTTTTGCATTTCTTTTTCGCCAAGGATGCTGACGCTGATCTTTTCGGCGTAGTCTTTGGCGAGCTGTTTTGACTTTTTTGCCAGTTCAGATGGCGTTAGGACATTCGGTGCTTCGTTGGCGACATCGCGCGCGACGCTCACTCCTTTGGCAGTAGCAAGCACGAACGCTAGCGCGGCTTGATAGGCGTCAAGCTCATCACGGTTTGAGATGATGGTGATGTCTTTGATGGCGTCGCTGTCGGCAGCTTTTGCCTTGTGATGATCGAAGCGATAGCTTGCAGCAAGTAGCGCAAGACCAAACTGTGTAAAGTGCTTGTGGCAGATGGTATCACCCCATAGGATCACCGCGCGCGGTGCGTTTTTGATCGCGGTATAGGTGGCAGCAGCGACTTTGGCGATATTACCCGCAAGCTTATCAAGCTTACCCACGCCGATCACGGTCAGCACAGGCAGCTCTTTGGCGTGAATGGCATAATCAGTCACACTCTCGCCAAGACCACCCTTGAAGCTGCTTTGGCTGATCAGATCTTGGGCGCGTGTAAGATATTCGGCATCACCCAAGCCACCAAGCACAGTGCCGTCATCGGTCACATAGGCGATGATGGTCGGTATGGGGTTGTTTTTGGTGGCTTTTTTGGCGGTGTATTCTGTCTGAACAGACACGCTGAGCGCGATATTTGGCATGATCATTCCTTAGGTTTATTTTATAAATATCGAGAAAAATACTCGATGGCGATGGGTTTAGTGTAGCATAATTTTTGGGTCTAGCAACTTAAAAATCACAACGAGTTTGTAAAATCTGAATCAGGCTGCCTGACAGACGATCCATTCAGTTGCCAATTGGTTTGGCGATTAATGAATGATGAAAATAAACTTGCCAAATCGCTTAAAACTACCGCGATTTTTTGGTATGATAAGCGGTTTATCTTATTGAATTTTTGGAATCGTATTTGTGATTTTGCGTCGCTATCTGACCAATCAAGTTGCTATCACCACCGCCTTAGTTGTCGGTTTTTTGGTGGTGATGCTGCTTGGCGGTCGTTTAATTCGCTATTTTGGCATGGCGGCAGAAGGCGGCTTGGATGTCAGTGTGCTGTTTAGCCTGATTGGTTATAATTTGCCGTATTTTCTTGAGCTGATTTTGCCTTTGTCATTTTTCATCGGCTTGATGTTGGTGCTTGGGCGACTTTATACCGATCATGAGATGGCGGTGATTAATAGCAGTGGTATCAGTCGTGGGCGATTGGCACGGATGCTGTCGATGCTTGTGATCGTGATGATGCTGATCGAAGCAGCGATCACGCTATTTGCCAAGCCATGGGGCATGGAGCGCGCGACCAATATCTGGACTGAGCAGTCGATGACGCAGGTGTTCGACATCATTCAGCCCAAGCAGTTCATCAGTAGCGGCGATTATCATCTGTATGTCAATGAAATCGGCGCGCGCCGTGAGTCGCTGCATGATGTCATCGTCGTGCAGATGCCCAAGGACAAGGCAAGCGCACCGATCGCTCACCAAGAGCTACAAGGCGATGACGCGGCTGCCTTACAGAATATTCCAGAGAATTATAAAAGCCAATACGATTCGCTGATTTTCGCGCGCTCTGCCACCCAAGTCGCAAGCTCGGACGGCTCAATCCAGCTGGATCTGCACCAAGGTCGCCGCTATGAAGTCGATCCGCTGACACGCCGCTATAGCCAAATCGGCTTTGAACGCTATCGCATCACCATCGCAACAGGCGCACTGCCTGATACCGAAGCGATGCGCATCGAAGGCATCGCCACGCCATCACTGATCGGCATGATCACAGGCGACATCAGCCGTGAGAATGTCAATGAAGCCTATGCTGAGCTTGGCTATCGGCTGAGTCTGCCGTGGATGATGCTGCTTGCGGTGATGCTTGCGACACCACTGTCCTATGTGCGTCCGCGCCAAGGCAGATGGCTAAAGCTTGTGCCTGCTTTGTTTATTTACATTGCTTGTGTGATGGTGATTATTTCGCTCAAAGACACCGTGTCCAAAGGCAAAATCTCGGTCGCAATCTACCCTGTAGCGATCGTGCTGATGTTCGCTTTTGCACTGTATTTGAATTATCATGAACGCCTGATGGCAAGAATGCGCCTAAGTCGCCATACCAGTGAGAAGTTATCATGAAAGCTTGGCTATTACCCCGATATGTGATGCGTTCGGCGCTGCTTTCGATGACGGCGGCGGTGATTGGCTTGTGGCTTTTGCAGATTCTGTTTGCGTATTTGGCAGAGATTGAAGATGTCAGTGATACTTATACGCTGATGGATGCGATGACCTTTATTTATTATCGCGCGCCGTATTTTTTGACGCAGTTTTTGCCGACTGGGACGCTGCTTGGCGCGGTGGTGGGCTTGGGTTTGCTTGCTAATCACAGTGAGCTTGTGGTGATGCGTGCAGCAGGTTTGAGCATTTATCGCATCATCGGCTGGGTGATGATTCCTGCGATGTTGTTTGTGCTGATTTCGCTTGGCGTGGGGCAGTTTGTCGTGCCAAGTGCCAATCATCAAGCGTCTTTGGTGGGCAAAAACCAAACCGATCAGCGGCTGATTACCATCAATGGCTACTGGACGGTCAATCAGCATGACAAGACCGAAGACATCACCTACATCAGCTATGCCGATAGCGATGGCAAGCTCGGTGAAGTCAAGCGTTATCAGCGTATCGATGGCAATCTGACCACAGTGATGCGCGCCCAAAGCGGTGTGTATCAACCACAAGCCGATGCGGGCGGTCGCTATACTTGGCAGCTTAATAACATCAATCATCTGAGCATTCATCCGACAGGTGTCAGCCAAAGCCACAGCGATTATGCGACCTTATCTTTGCCGCTTGCGCCGATGGACATTTATCTACTCACGCGTGACCCTGAAGAGCTGTCGATGACTGATCTGTACGCGCATCGTCAGCTGATGAAAAGCCAAGGCACGCGCTCGCTTCGTCATGAAGTCACCTTTTGGCAAAAGCTGTTCATGCCGTTCTCGGTGCTGTCATTGGTACTGCTTGCATCGTCCTTTGTCTTTGGTTCATTGCGATCCCAAAGCTTGGGTTTGCGCATTGTCTTGGCATTATTAACAGGGCTATTGTTCAGTTATTTGACCGATTTGGTAGGCTTTATCGCGTTGGCAACTGGATTTTCGCCGATGTTGATGGCGTTTTTGCCCATTGTCATCAGTGCATTGGCAGGCGTGTATTTATTGAATAAGCGTTCTGGCTAAGAAGATAAGTTGTTGATTTGAAAATAAAGCAATCTTTTGGTATCAAGATTGCTTTTTTTGTGGATGAGTTTTTTAAACCATTTTTCAAACATTTTAAAAATCATCAAACCAGCTTTAACTGCTTAGCCGTCGCCATGCAAGTCTGATAGCGTTTATCGACGCGTGTGGCGAACCAATTGGTATTATAATCTTGCGACAGTTTCGGCCCTGAGATGGTGACTTGTGGCATGATCGCATAGCTTGGGTTTTTACCCATTTTTTTGGTGAACAGATCGCTGACAGCTTGATAAGTGCGCGTATTTTCGAAATCTTGGCGTTTTTCTTTACGCAGATCGGCGCGGATTTGTCGCTCGCTTAAGCCTGATTGATTGGCGGTGAGTAGCTTGATCACTGCTTGTTCGGTGGTGGATTTTTGGCTGATGGCATCACCGTCTTTATACAGTAAAAGATCGCCATCAATGGCAAGCTTGATACCGCTCAAAGTCGCCACACGCTGCTGAAAGGCAGCATTGCGGCTAGAGTACATCCCAGAATTATAATCAGCAAAGCGGTACAAGGGCTTATCATAATCTGCCTGATACACCATCAAGCGGTGAATACCGTAGTACAGCCCGCCGTACTGCGTGTACAAATCATTGCGTAGCTCACGATCACCCATGCTCATCCGGCGATGCGCTCGTGCGTAGTCGATATGCACCTGCATCGAGCCGAGCGTGGTCACGGGGTTGATGCGCTCATCGATGCCTTGACCAGATAGCTTGGTGATATTAGCGATACCCGATACTTTATAAGTCTTTGTAAAATAATCAAAAATTTCTTGGTATAGCTCATCAAGCTGCTTCTCGGTTTTGACCGCTTGGATTTGTTTGATGAAGTTGTTTTGTTTGGTGGGGCGGGTTTCGAGCATATTGCGAAACACTGGCGCCAGATTTTTGCCAAGTTTGTCTTCAAGCTTATCATCGATGGCGGATAAGGCAGCCTTACCAAGATTGGGCACGCTGGGGTTGGCATGAAAGTTGGATTCTTGGTCGATGATGGCGATGGCGGTGCAGACATTTTGGGTGCTTAACGGAATGTTAAGCTCGCCATAGATGCGAGCGATATCCGATGCCCAGCTGTCACGAGCGCTGACACGATGTGGGATGAGTTTGGCGATTTGTTTGTCGCTGAGTGCGCTGCTGTTGCTTGGGACGGCATTTTGGATAAAATCACAACCGCCTAGCAGAGTCATCACTGCAAGTGGTAGGGTTAGTTTTAGTGTGTGAATAAGAGGCTTGGTCATCGGTCATCACCACGGAAAGTCAGCGCCAATCGGCACAAGGTGATATATCTTAAGGGATGCAAAAAAAGCGGTCAAGACATCGGCACAAAATTTAACCAATGCGTAAGATTCTAAAGCTGGTAGTCGGCAGACGCCTTGCGATTGGGCATCTGCCAAGTTGTTTTGGTTATTTTGCCATCAGGCATCTGTGACAGGGTGCTTTCGCATCAGACATTCTTGCTGAGTACTGGCGACGAGATGACCGTTTTGCCAAAACTGACCATGATTGAGCCCTTTGGCATGGCTTGTGGTGTCGCTCCACATATCATAAAGCAAAAATTCTGTGACATCAAAGGGGCGATGAAAGTGCATGCTGTGATCGATACTCGCCATCTGCATACCGGGGGTGGTGAGTGTCAGTCCATGACCAAGTAGTGATGTCCCTGCCAAATAATAATCCGAAATGAATGCCAGTACTGCTTGATGAATGGCGACAGGTTGTTCGCCAAGCTTATACGCACGCACCCAAAACGCATGGCGGGGATAAGTTGGTGCCGGATTGATCGGATCTTGGGGATGGATTGGACGCATCTCAATCGGACGCTCACGCATGAAGCGAAGTTTGAGTGGCTCTGGCACCTTATCGACCAAAGTGTGTTTGAGTTGCTGCTCGGTCTGGAGTGTCTCGGGCGCAGGATAGCTTGGCATCCGACCTTGGTACTCAAGACCACCTTCCATTGGCGAAAATGATGCAATCATCGAAAAAATCACTTGCTCTTTGGTCACCTTTTGACCATTTTTATCCAGTCCTTCGACATACTGCACAGCGATGACTTCACGAGCTGACAGGCTGCGACCATCTCTCAGACGACGCACTTGATAAGTAATAGGCAGACGAATATCACCACCACGCAAAAAATAGCCATGCAGACTATGGCAAGGCTTATCATACTCCAAGGTATATGCCGCTGATAGCAGTGCCTGTGCCAACACCTGACCACCAAAGACACGCGGCCCAACAAAATCAATGCTATCGCCCACAAAGGTATCATCGCCATCTTGGCGCAGTTTAAGCACTTCTAGCAGTGCATCGATGCCAGTTTCGGGCAGGGTGGTATCGTTGAGATAGTTTTCATAAGCGGTTTTGGCAGCCATGACACATCCTTTATGCGAAATAAAAATCAATACAAATCAAAATTTAGCAAAAAGTATAGCATTTTTTGACCCAAAATCAGCCAAAAAACACAAAAAAATGTTAGAATGAAAAGTCATTTTGGTACAAACAAATCTAGCAGAGTCGTACGGATTGCCATCGACATCCGCCGCAGATTCATCGGATTGTATTATTTATCGCACAGTTTTTGGTGACTTTTTATGTTCAAATTGCCCAATTGGTTGTCGTCGAAGATATCGACGGCTGACAAGCCTGCCGCAAGCAAAGCGCCCAGCAACCAAACGCCGAGCTCCTATCGACAGCTATCCGCCAAAGGCCTATCCTTGGCGGTCAAGCCGACGGTCATCGGCGAAATTCCTGTGCTTGATCCGACGATTCCGACCTTTTATGTGATCCGTACTTATTCTCGATCAAACAGCCTGCTTGTTGGGATGCAGACTGATGAACTTGGCTTGCCATCGGCACTGGCCGAAGTGCGTGCCGATGGCATTCATGAGACTTCGGCGATGATTTTTTTGAAAGATCGTCGCTCGGACAGCACGCGCCAGACGACGGTGCCACGATTGGAGCGCTTGATTCAGGCGTGCTTGGCAAATCCTGAGCTCAAGGTGCAAGTCGTGCCTGTGACCATCTTGTGGGGGCGTGCACCTGACAAGGAAGAATCGCTGTTTCGCTTGATGATGGCGGATGAATGGGCATCACCATCCAAGACCAAGCAGCTGTTTAATATCGGTGTGATGGGGCGTGATACCTTTGTGCGATTTAGCGAGCCTAAGGATCTACAATCACTCATCAATGACGCCAAAGCAGGCGTGGGTGATGATTTGACCACGACCATCGCCATGCGCCTAAAAGGCTATCTGGATAAACAGCGCACGAGCATCATCGGTCCTGATCTGTCAGATAAGCGTAATATCGCCGGCACGATCCTGTCATCACCAGTGGTGACTGATGCCATCGAAAAGCACGCCGCCGAGACCGGCAAATCCATCGCTGCTGTCAAAGCTGAAGCCCAAGGCTATTTGGGCGAGATCACGAGCGACTATTCGCATTCGGTGGTGCGTTTTTTTGATCATTTCCTGACATGGCTATGGACACGACTGTATGACGGCGTGGAAGTGCGTCATTTTGAGCGTGTGCGTGCTTTGGCGCCTGATTTTCAGATTGTCTATGTGCCATGCCATCGTAGCCACATCGATTATCTATTATTGTCTTATGTGATTTATAAGCGTGGCCTGCGAATCCCGCATGTCGCTGCCGGTGAGAACCTAAATATCCCGATCCTAGGTGAGATCTTACGCAGTGGCGGGGCGTTCTTTATGCGTCGTAGCTTTAAGGGCAATGCTTTATACAGCACGGTGTTCAAAGAATATGTACACAGCCTGATGCAGCGCCAAGCACCGATTGAGTACTTCATCGAAGGTGGTCGCTCTCGCTCGGGTCGTCTGCTGCCACCGAAACTTGGGATGCTGGCAATGACGGTCAATAGCCATCTGCGTGAGCCTGCCAAACCTGTGGTATTTATCCCAACTTATATCAGCTATGAGCGTATCATGGAAGGGGCGACTTATGTCGGTGAGCTCAAAGGCAAGCCAAAAGAAAGTGAGAATTTATTAGGCCTACTAAAAACTGCCCGTAAGATTGAGCGGATTTTTGGTACGGTGCATCTAGCTTTTGGTGAGCCGTTGTATCTCAATGATTTTATGGCTAAATTCGATGTCGCCATCCAAGATGGTAGTGATGAGAATACCGCTAAGACGCACGCCATGGTACAAAACCTTGGCGTCAAAGTGATGCAAAACATCAACAAAGCCGCCGTGGTCAATCCTGTGTCGCTGCTGGCACTGGTGCTACTGTCCACACCCAATGCTGCACTTGATGAAGCGCAGTGCCTAGAGCAGATCAAGCTGTATCAGCACATCGCCCAAGCGCTGCCTTATGATCCTGATACTCATGTCACCGACATGAGCCCAAAAGAGATCTTAGAATACGGCATTAAGCTAAAGCTCATCGAGCGTACACCGCATATCCTAGGCGATATGATTCGTGTGGCGGATAAGCAAGCACCGCTACT encodes:
- the plsB gene encoding glycerol-3-phosphate 1-O-acyltransferase PlsB, producing MFKLPNWLSSKISTADKPAASKAPSNQTPSSYRQLSAKGLSLAVKPTVIGEIPVLDPTIPTFYVIRTYSRSNSLLVGMQTDELGLPSALAEVRADGIHETSAMIFLKDRRSDSTRQTTVPRLERLIQACLANPELKVQVVPVTILWGRAPDKEESLFRLMMADEWASPSKTKQLFNIGVMGRDTFVRFSEPKDLQSLINDAKAGVGDDLTTTIAMRLKGYLDKQRTSIIGPDLSDKRNIAGTILSSPVVTDAIEKHAAETGKSIAAVKAEAQGYLGEITSDYSHSVVRFFDHFLTWLWTRLYDGVEVRHFERVRALAPDFQIVYVPCHRSHIDYLLLSYVIYKRGLRIPHVAAGENLNIPILGEILRSGGAFFMRRSFKGNALYSTVFKEYVHSLMQRQAPIEYFIEGGRSRSGRLLPPKLGMLAMTVNSHLREPAKPVVFIPTYISYERIMEGATYVGELKGKPKESENLLGLLKTARKIERIFGTVHLAFGEPLYLNDFMAKFDVAIQDGSDENTAKTHAMVQNLGVKVMQNINKAAVVNPVSLLALVLLSTPNAALDEAQCLEQIKLYQHIAQALPYDPDTHVTDMSPKEILEYGIKLKLIERTPHILGDMIRVADKQAPLLSYFRNNILHVFIIASFLAALVQRNGRIYREKLESITELLYPFLQSELFLKTALRNIATQAERVLNLLIERGVIVDLGDGVVGSPEGNSEAYQQLMVLASPAQQSLERYFMALTLLSEQGSNRLNTEQVVNLCYVLGQRVSVLHADDLPDMFDKALFTSFIDTLVRVGYVTIDGKTGLLTFDERIDKIAEHAKFVLHPDMMQLLRHTASLSHDEITLAMQEIKKKRWR